The following coding sequences lie in one Arachis stenosperma cultivar V10309 chromosome 5, arast.V10309.gnm1.PFL2, whole genome shotgun sequence genomic window:
- the LOC130980193 gene encoding transcription factor VIP1 yields the protein MDPKFMGKPPPATTVEIERMPERGSHHRRSHSDTSFRFAGNFDDLLLFDPSDLDISNLPSPLPLPTPATASGGIPMAIDSDESSGQSGMGRAGGGAPIGHLRSLSVDSDFFDGFGFGGAGEEKSGGKSGGGGGERRVGHHRHSNSMDGSSTTSFEAESSMMDGVKKAMAPDKLAELALIDPKRAKRILANRQSAARSKERKIRYTSELEKKVQTLQTEATNLSAQLTMLQRDTTDLTAENKELKLRLEAMEQEAQLREDLNSALKEELQRLREQSNRLGAMSGGNHNFGGMFSQLASQLAMQQLSNHPPPQQQQVGVPPHPSDQPFQGQHGQRRPSFMDFNQKK from the exons ATGGACCCGAAGTTCATGGGAAAGCCACCTCCGGCCACCACCGTAGAGATAGAACGCATGCCGGAGCGAGGCTCCCACCACCGCCGCTCCCACTCCGACACCTCTTTCCGCTTCGCCGGAAACTTCGACGACCTCCTCCTCTTCGACCCTTCCGACCTCGACATCTCCAACCTCCCTTCTCCTCTTCCACTTCCGACGCCCGCCACCGCAAGCGGCGGAATCCCCATGGCTATCGATTCCGATGAGTCTAGCGGTCAGAGCGGGATGGGAAGAGCCGGTGGCGGTGCTCCGATCGGGCACCTACGGAGCTTGTCAGTCGACTCGGACTTCTTCGATGGCTTCGGGTTCGGCGGCGCCGGAGAGGAGAAATCAGGCGGGAAAAGTGGCGGTGGAGGAGGAGAGAGAAGAGTTGGGCATCACCGGCATAGTAATTCGATGGATGGATCATCAACGACGTCGTTTGAAGCTGAGTCATCGATGATGGATGGTGTGAAGAAAGCCATGGCTCCTGATAAGCTCGCTGAGCTTGCTCTTATTGACCCCAAGCGAGCCAAGAg GATTCTTGCGAATAGACAATCAGCTGCAAGATCAAAGGAGAGAAAGATTCGGTACACAAGTGAGCTTGAGAAGAAGGTGCAGACTCTTCAGACGGAAGCAACTAACCTCTCTGCTCAACTTACCATGCTCCAG AGAGACACGACAGATTTAACTGCGGAGAATAAGGAGCTCAAACTGCGGTTGGAGGCTATGGAACAAGAAGCACAGCTTAGAGAAG ATCTCAATTCGGCATTGAAGGAAGAATTGCAGCGCCTTAGAGAACAGAGTAACCGCTTGGGTGCTATGAGTGGTGGTAACCATAATTTTGGTGGTATGTTCTCTCAATTGGCTTCTCAATTAGCCATGCAACAGCTGAGTAATCATCCTCCGCCGCAACAGCAGCAGGTCGGCGTGCCTCCTCATCCCTCTGATCAGCCTTTCCAAGGGCAGCACGGGCAGCGACGCCCGAGCTTCATGGACTTCAATCAGAAGAAGTAG